Proteins encoded within one genomic window of Bacillus sp. 1NLA3E:
- the ortB gene encoding 2-amino-4-oxopentanoate thiolase subunit OrtB, with protein sequence MERDNSYKAVMARDNDIMKQALGMDYKKYESGGIAFDYDGLMDDVGFSLEEIIEIQRATGVGNTPLIELKNLTELAREISPEGKGARIFVKDEQCNPSGSFKDRRASVSTYIAKKHGYKGIAAATSGNYGAAVASQAAMHNLPCIIVQECYDSRKIGQPEILEKQRKCESYGAEVVQLTVGPELFYTYLRILEDTGYFNASLYSNYGIAGVETLGYEIIQQCREMIGREPDVIIATNAGGGNLTGTARGVRKAGAENTLIYGASVDLAGLSMASDRDFNKKSFTTGHTGFGMPYATDPDHSDVPRSAARPLKYMDDYLLIKQGEVFYITETLAQLEGMERGPAGNTSLTAAFALAQTLDKDKIIVVQETEYTGAGKSPQPQLSFAQQNGIEVKFGDSEEDIPGKSIILPDHPSRIKVRHADLDKMKKSYIRKAAQHVNATSASEADIEYLMSETRKDREFVVSTLKENNIEIKI encoded by the coding sequence ATGGAACGTGATAACAGTTATAAAGCGGTAATGGCGCGTGATAATGACATTATGAAGCAAGCATTGGGTATGGATTACAAGAAATATGAATCTGGTGGCATTGCTTTTGATTATGATGGGTTAATGGATGATGTCGGCTTCAGTTTGGAAGAAATTATTGAAATTCAAAGAGCTACTGGCGTTGGTAATACTCCGTTAATTGAATTAAAAAATCTAACAGAATTAGCAAGGGAAATTTCGCCAGAAGGTAAGGGTGCAAGAATTTTTGTAAAAGATGAACAGTGCAACCCTTCCGGAAGTTTTAAGGACAGAAGAGCTTCTGTTTCTACTTATATTGCAAAAAAGCATGGCTATAAAGGGATTGCAGCTGCAACAAGCGGAAATTACGGAGCAGCCGTTGCTTCTCAAGCAGCTATGCATAATCTGCCCTGTATTATTGTCCAAGAATGCTATGACTCAAGAAAAATCGGTCAGCCTGAAATTTTAGAAAAACAAAGAAAATGTGAATCTTATGGAGCTGAAGTTGTTCAATTAACCGTAGGACCTGAACTATTTTACACCTATTTACGGATTTTGGAGGATACGGGATATTTTAATGCTTCTTTATATTCCAATTATGGGATTGCTGGTGTTGAAACTTTAGGTTATGAAATTATTCAACAATGTCGTGAAATGATTGGACGAGAGCCTGACGTGATTATTGCTACGAATGCAGGCGGCGGTAATCTTACCGGAACGGCTCGGGGTGTGAGAAAGGCTGGGGCAGAAAATACGCTAATCTATGGTGCTAGCGTAGATTTAGCCGGTTTATCAATGGCATCTGACCGTGATTTTAACAAAAAATCCTTTACCACTGGTCATACTGGTTTTGGTATGCCTTATGCTACCGATCCAGACCATTCAGATGTACCAAGAAGTGCGGCAAGACCTTTGAAGTATATGGATGATTATCTGTTAATAAAACAAGGCGAAGTATTTTATATAACTGAAACCTTAGCTCAACTAGAAGGCATGGAAAGAGGTCCAGCTGGTAATACTTCTTTAACTGCTGCATTTGCTTTAGCACAAACACTGGATAAAGACAAAATTATCGTGGTCCAGGAAACAGAATACACCGGCGCGGGAAAATCCCCTCAACCCCAGTTAAGCTTCGCTCAACAAAATGGGATTGAAGTTAAATTTGGTGATTCTGAAGAAGATATCCCTGGGAAAAGCATTATTTTACCTGACCATCCGTCTAGAATCAAAGTACGTCATGCTGATTTAGATAAAATGAAAAAATCATATATCAGAAAAGCTGCGCAGCATGTTAACGCTACTTCAGCTTCCGAGGCAGATATTGAATATTTAATGTCAGAAACGAGAAAAGATCGTGAATTCGTGGTGAGCACACTCAAGGAAAACAATATTGAAATAAAAATTTA